A window of the Gossypium hirsutum isolate 1008001.06 chromosome A05, Gossypium_hirsutum_v2.1, whole genome shotgun sequence genome harbors these coding sequences:
- the LOC107961427 gene encoding RING-H2 finger protein ATL78 — protein MYSISTSSTSSQLLQNFLENFHSRKLLLYYKQSNQPSAPPPYPQNTSLDQNVCMVLSVIFCGIIFSLGLNLIIKCLLRCSNGSASDSINNTSAAILNKGIEPEALKTFPVVNYSAEMNLPGLDGECVICLSEFTPGEGLRFLPKCNHGFHVRCIDKWLKSHTSCPKCRHCLLETCQKIMGCNQSSRSLESCVPAQDSIMNIQPLEPEGMARDYRGVS, from the coding sequence ATGTATTCAATTTCAACTTCTTCTACTTCATCCCAACTATTgcagaattttcttgaaaacttTCATTCCAGAAAATTACTGCTTTATTACAAACAATCGAACCAACCATCAGCTCCTCCTCCTTACCCTCAGAATACCAGTTTAGACCAAAATGTTTGCATGGTACTTTCAGTCATCTTTTGTGGCATAATTTTCTCATTGGGGctaaacttaattatcaaatgtcTGCTAAGGTGCTCCAACGGGTCGGCTTCCGACTCCATCAACAACACTTCAGCTGCAATACTTAATAAAGGAATCGAGCCAGAGGCACTCAAGACTTTCCCCGTGGTGAATTACTCAGCGGAGATGAATCTGCCGGGGCTGGACGGGGAATGCGTGATATGCCTGTCGGAGTTTACACCTGGCGAGGGCCTGCGGTTTCTACCGAAATGCAACCATGGATTTCATGTTCGTTGTATTGATAAGTGGCTTAAATCACACACATCATGCCCCAAATGCAGGCATTGTTTGCTTGAAACATGCCAAAAGATCATGGGATGTAACCAAAGTAGTAGATCATTGGAATCATGTGTTCCAGCTCAGGACAGCATTATGAATATTCAACCTCTGGAACCTGAAGGTATGGCACGTGATTATAGGGGTGTTAGCTGA